From the genome of Bacteroidales bacterium, one region includes:
- the nusB gene encoding transcription antitermination factor NusB translates to MISRRILRIKILQLLYAYFQGADSAMAKFEKELFFSIQKTYDLYHYLLLLIIDVADYANSRIEIALQKKIPTREDLNPNTKFVDNQVIQQLRVNRQLNQYLNTTRLSWVNSPELIKKLHNRIRMTQYFKDYMEHPERSYEEDKKLIIEIYTGEIINTESIYQTLEEQSIYWNDEVEFVISMIAKTIKDFKEDDQETAELMQLFKNDDDRDFARDLFRKSVVHKEEYIKLIESYTENWDVERIAFLDMLILVMAITEAVAFPSIPTRVTINEYLEIAKFYSTEKSSVFINGLLDKIFKHLKDNQKIVKTGRGLIGEV, encoded by the coding sequence ATGATCAGCCGAAGGATTTTAAGAATTAAGATTTTACAGCTCCTGTACGCCTACTTCCAGGGAGCTGACTCTGCAATGGCAAAGTTTGAGAAAGAACTGTTTTTCAGTATACAGAAAACCTATGATCTATATCACTACCTTCTTTTGTTGATCATTGATGTTGCTGATTATGCAAACTCCCGTATTGAAATAGCCCTTCAGAAAAAAATTCCCACACGCGAGGACCTGAATCCCAATACCAAGTTCGTGGACAACCAGGTCATTCAGCAATTGCGGGTAAACAGGCAATTGAACCAATACCTGAATACAACCCGGCTTTCGTGGGTAAATTCACCAGAGCTTATAAAGAAACTTCATAACCGGATCAGGATGACTCAGTATTTCAAAGACTATATGGAACATCCCGAGAGAAGTTATGAAGAGGATAAGAAGCTCATCATTGAGATCTATACAGGTGAAATCATCAATACCGAGAGTATATACCAGACGCTTGAAGAACAAAGTATTTACTGGAACGACGAAGTGGAATTTGTGATCAGCATGATTGCAAAAACAATAAAGGATTTTAAGGAAGATGACCAGGAGACAGCGGAGTTGATGCAGTTATTCAAGAACGATGATGACCGCGATTTTGCCCGTGACCTGTTCAGGAAATCCGTTGTACATAAGGAAGAATATATTAAGCTTATTGAATCGTATACCGAAAACTGGGATGTGGAAAGGATAGCTTTCCTCGACATGCTGATTCTTGTCATGGCAATCACCGAAGCTGTGGCTTTCCCTTCCATACCTACGCGGGTTACAATTAATGAATATCTTGAAATCGCCAAATTCTACAGTACCGAAAAAAGCAGTGTTTTTATAAACGGCTTGCTTGATAAAATTTTCAAGCATCTGAAAGACAACCAGAAGATTGTTAAGACGGGACGGGGGCTGATTGGGGAAGTATGA
- the yajC gene encoding preprotein translocase subunit YajC encodes MSNFLSVVLMASPNGQGQSNPLSSLIPLLLIMVVFYFFLIRPQMKRQKELKNFRESLKKGDHIITAGGIYGKINNIQDNVITIDAGNNVLLKVDKSAVLRDTSDVQNQQQ; translated from the coding sequence ATGAGCAATTTTTTAAGTGTTGTTTTAATGGCTTCACCAAACGGCCAGGGTCAGTCGAATCCCTTATCTTCCCTGATTCCCCTTTTACTGATCATGGTTGTATTTTATTTTTTCCTGATCCGCCCCCAGATGAAAAGACAGAAAGAGCTGAAAAATTTCAGGGAGAGTCTTAAAAAGGGTGATCACATTATCACTGCAGGTGGTATATACGGTAAGATCAACAACATCCAGGATAACGTCATTACTATCGACGCCGGCAATAATGTGTTGCTGAAAGTGGATAAAAGCGCCGTTCTCAGAGACACCTCTGATGTTCAAAATCAGCAGCAATAA
- the coaE gene encoding dephospho-CoA kinase (Dephospho-CoA kinase (CoaE) performs the final step in coenzyme A biosynthesis.), translating into MRKIGVTGGIGSGKSLICKVFSRFGIPVYYADDEAKILSDTHPEIRNTLISWFGNEIYAGDVLNRPMLADIIFKDREWLSRVNGLIHPRVAEHFKSWCLKFQGSPYIIHESAILFESGAWMNFDAIIGVTATESTRLKRVMNRPQMSPGKFRMIMQNQLPDNELAERCNHIIVNDDHTLVIPQVMKLHKTFISD; encoded by the coding sequence ATGAGGAAAATTGGTGTCACCGGAGGTATAGGAAGCGGAAAATCATTGATTTGCAAAGTATTCTCCCGCTTCGGCATTCCTGTATATTATGCGGATGACGAAGCTAAAATTCTTTCGGATACTCATCCTGAAATAAGAAACACGCTGATTTCATGGTTTGGCAATGAAATTTATGCCGGTGATGTACTAAACCGTCCTATGCTGGCAGATATCATTTTTAAAGACAGAGAATGGCTGAGCCGGGTAAATGGTCTTATCCATCCCAGGGTTGCAGAGCATTTCAAATCGTGGTGCCTTAAATTTCAGGGTTCACCATATATTATTCATGAAAGCGCCATACTATTTGAAAGCGGTGCCTGGATGAATTTCGACGCCATTATCGGGGTAACGGCTACTGAAAGCACGCGATTAAAAAGAGTAATGAACAGGCCTCAGATGTCACCTGGAAAATTCAGGATGATCATGCAAAACCAGCTACCTGATAATGAACTGGCTGAAAGGTGCAATCATATAATTGTTAATGATGATCATACCCTTGTAATCCCGCAGGTGATGAAATTACACAAGACTTTCATTTCAGATTGA
- a CDS encoding TerB family tellurite resistance protein, whose protein sequence is MKKISKWIGAGLGWTLGGPIGAILGFAFGSYVDNSDPDTYYRKETKTTTGDFVVSLLVLIAAVMKADQRIMKSELDYVKNHLTRYFGAEEAANQILMLRDIIKQDIPVRDVTRQIHSKMDYPSRLQLMHLIYGIALADGTISESETIQLEQIGADLEISQADLNSLKNMFVKTTDWAYNVLEVSPSNTTEEIKTKYRQMALKNHPDKVAYLGEEVRKQAESKFVKIQEAWDAIKKERNIN, encoded by the coding sequence ATGAAAAAAATAAGCAAATGGATTGGTGCCGGTCTGGGCTGGACACTTGGCGGTCCTATCGGGGCGATCCTCGGATTTGCGTTCGGCTCCTATGTGGATAACTCCGATCCGGATACATACTACAGGAAGGAAACAAAGACAACAACAGGCGACTTTGTTGTAAGCCTCCTGGTTCTTATAGCTGCCGTAATGAAAGCTGACCAGAGGATCATGAAATCGGAGCTCGACTATGTGAAAAACCATCTTACCCGTTACTTTGGCGCCGAGGAAGCTGCCAACCAGATCCTGATGCTCAGGGATATTATAAAACAGGATATCCCGGTACGCGATGTAACCCGTCAAATCCATTCAAAAATGGATTATCCCTCGCGACTGCAACTGATGCACCTTATATACGGAATTGCATTGGCTGACGGCACTATTTCCGAATCCGAAACTATACAGCTTGAACAGATAGGTGCTGATCTTGAGATCAGCCAGGCTGATCTCAATTCGTTGAAAAATATGTTTGTGAAAACAACTGACTGGGCATATAATGTTCTTGAAGTTTCACCCTCTAATACAACTGAAGAAATTAAAACAAAGTACAGGCAAATGGCGCTTAAAAATCATCCCGATAAGGTTGCTTATCTCGGAGAGGAAGTGAGAAAACAGGCTGAATCCAAATTCGTAAAAATCCAGGAAGCCTGGGATGCCATAAAAAAAGAACGGAACATAAATTAA
- a CDS encoding DUF5606 domain-containing protein, with protein sequence MDLKEIMSVSGHSGLFRFVSQGRNGIIVESFADKKRMFVTTSQKVSSLNDIAIFTDGEEVPLKNVLKNIHEMLAGTDAPDSKSSPDELKKFMEKALPNYDRNRVYVSDIKKLVSWYNTLLSMDMLKFDEEPAEEKSENKNQVAENPEKKETKSVPAEKKTPKKAKK encoded by the coding sequence ATGGATTTAAAGGAAATCATGTCGGTTTCAGGACACAGCGGCCTATTCAGATTTGTATCACAGGGACGGAACGGTATTATTGTTGAATCGTTTGCCGATAAAAAAAGGATGTTCGTGACTACTTCTCAAAAAGTAAGTTCATTGAATGATATTGCCATTTTTACTGACGGGGAAGAAGTTCCTCTGAAAAATGTGCTGAAAAACATTCATGAGATGCTGGCCGGTACGGATGCCCCTGATTCCAAATCATCACCTGATGAACTGAAAAAGTTTATGGAAAAGGCGCTTCCTAATTATGACCGGAACCGTGTTTATGTTTCCGACATAAAAAAACTGGTAAGCTGGTATAATACCCTTCTTTCTATGGATATGCTTAAGTTTGATGAAGAACCGGCTGAAGAAAAATCAGAGAACAAAAACCAGGTTGCTGAAAATCCGGAAAAGAAGGAAACCAAAAGCGTACCCGCAGAAAAAAAGACTCCTAAAAAAGCCAAAAAATAA
- a CDS encoding DUF5916 domain-containing protein → MEKGLRSLLCAFILITGTNLFSQPPDSLIPFDQAYKRSYYTTRIQSAVPVIDGKLDDACWANDGKWSQNFIQNTPVERGIPTYPTRIKILFDDKNIYFALRAWDPEPGKINRFVNNRDDNSVGDLISVAFDTYHDYRAATEFNINAGGNKTDLIVTDNLSVNLNWNAVWEGKTDINDSSWTAEYRIPLNQLRYNHSDTGMVWGLHVRRIIRRTQEVDQWSLIPRKNSGHVYSFGTMYGLKGVQKPRLVEFLPYASAKITTEPGIAGSPYATGSRWNGNAGIDAKLGIGDFTMDITVNPDFGQIEADPSVMNLTAFETFYEEKRPFFLEGKHIFDFTADQNLMFYSRRIGHAPSWQPGADNINSFQKVPEFTNIINAVKLSGTTRNGVSIGIMQSTTQEERARYTNNDIETRPAVEPLTSYVVGRLQKVADKGNTQAGVMFTSVNRFINDVQLEILNKNAFVGGIDFLKYMRNREYFIDFKGMVSHITGEQSAMMALQRNALHYFQRPDALNYLGVDSTIRSLTGSGGYISAGRQGNKKFIFSERVSWSSPGFDLNDAGYLYMADIVLNSTKLAFRQTDPGKIFRNYTLTMGQMNGWNYGGRTTYNDLNVQFVSVFHNRWELSFQETYVLSELGTRMLRGGPAFRLSPYWKSVLIFNTDKSKRVMFRIQNTSLISTDGITRSNIAEPSLTFRVGNHFYIYGEFEYQFNSDNYQYVTTLPDEEDFQYIMARIRQNTYNFTLRVNYNITPDISIQYYGSPFMSSGRYNDFKYALNAASKNEEDKTAPYASTGLNPDFSFREFRSNLVARWEYRPGSTIYLVWSNRRQNRENAYHPSLGHNLSQMFDTDPVNIFMVKMSFWLGL, encoded by the coding sequence ATGGAAAAAGGGCTGAGGAGCTTACTTTGTGCATTTATCCTTATCACCGGTACCAACCTTTTTTCTCAGCCACCCGACAGCCTGATACCGTTTGACCAGGCCTACAAAAGATCCTATTATACAACCCGTATTCAGAGTGCAGTGCCTGTTATAGACGGCAAACTGGACGATGCATGCTGGGCAAACGATGGAAAATGGTCTCAGAATTTCATCCAGAACACCCCTGTCGAAAGAGGAATACCGACCTATCCTACCCGCATCAAAATTCTTTTTGATGATAAGAATATCTATTTCGCTCTCAGGGCCTGGGATCCGGAACCAGGAAAAATTAACCGTTTTGTTAACAACAGGGATGACAATTCGGTAGGCGACCTGATCAGCGTTGCCTTTGACACTTACCATGATTACAGGGCTGCCACTGAGTTTAACATTAACGCCGGCGGTAATAAAACCGACCTGATCGTAACCGATAATCTCTCTGTTAATCTAAACTGGAACGCAGTATGGGAAGGAAAAACCGACATAAACGATTCTTCATGGACTGCTGAATACAGGATACCGCTGAACCAGCTAAGATATAATCACAGTGATACCGGCATGGTGTGGGGGCTTCATGTTCGCAGGATCATAAGGCGCACCCAGGAAGTCGACCAATGGAGCCTCATCCCCCGTAAAAACAGTGGCCATGTATATTCTTTCGGAACCATGTACGGTTTAAAAGGAGTTCAGAAACCAAGGCTGGTTGAATTTTTGCCCTATGCTTCTGCTAAAATAACAACCGAACCAGGCATTGCGGGTAGTCCTTATGCTACAGGATCACGATGGAACGGCAATGCAGGAATTGACGCAAAACTGGGTATCGGCGATTTCACCATGGATATTACAGTGAATCCGGATTTTGGCCAGATTGAAGCTGACCCATCCGTCATGAATCTGACAGCTTTCGAAACCTTCTATGAAGAAAAACGGCCGTTTTTCCTTGAAGGAAAGCATATTTTTGATTTTACAGCCGATCAGAATCTTATGTTTTATTCAAGGCGAATTGGTCATGCCCCTTCCTGGCAGCCTGGGGCTGATAACATCAATTCTTTTCAGAAGGTACCCGAATTCACCAATATAATCAATGCCGTTAAGCTGAGCGGTACTACCCGGAATGGCGTATCAATCGGGATTATGCAAAGTACAACGCAGGAAGAACGGGCCCGGTACACAAACAATGACATTGAGACCAGGCCGGCTGTTGAGCCTCTTACAAGTTATGTTGTCGGCAGGTTGCAGAAAGTTGCCGATAAGGGGAATACACAGGCAGGGGTTATGTTTACGTCTGTCAACCGGTTCATCAATGATGTGCAGCTTGAAATTCTGAATAAGAATGCCTTTGTGGGCGGGATCGACTTTCTGAAATACATGAGGAATCGTGAATACTTCATCGATTTCAAAGGAATGGTAAGTCATATCACCGGAGAACAGTCTGCCATGATGGCTCTTCAGCGGAATGCCCTTCACTATTTCCAGCGTCCGGATGCCCTCAATTACCTGGGCGTGGATTCAACAATCAGGTCGCTCACCGGCAGCGGCGGCTATATCAGTGCCGGTCGGCAGGGCAATAAAAAATTTATATTCTCTGAACGCGTTAGCTGGTCATCACCCGGTTTTGATCTGAATGATGCCGGATACCTATATATGGCCGACATTGTACTCAATTCGACAAAGCTTGCCTTCAGGCAGACTGATCCCGGTAAAATATTCCGGAATTACACGTTAACCATGGGACAGATGAACGGCTGGAATTATGGCGGAAGAACAACGTACAACGATTTGAATGTACAGTTCGTTTCAGTGTTCCATAATCGCTGGGAGCTTAGTTTCCAGGAAACATACGTTCTTTCTGAATTAGGAACACGGATGCTGAGGGGCGGACCGGCATTCCGCCTGTCACCTTACTGGAAAAGCGTTCTGATATTCAATACCGATAAATCAAAACGGGTAATGTTCAGGATTCAGAACACGAGCCTCATCAGTACGGATGGAATTACAAGGAGCAACATTGCCGAGCCTTCACTCACATTCAGGGTAGGAAACCACTTTTACATCTATGGCGAATTTGAGTACCAGTTTAATTCAGACAACTATCAATATGTAACTACATTGCCCGATGAAGAAGATTTTCAATATATAATGGCTCGTATACGTCAGAATACCTATAACTTTACCCTGAGAGTCAACTATAATATAACGCCCGATATTTCGATCCAGTATTACGGTAGTCCATTTATGTCGAGTGGCAGGTATAACGACTTCAAGTATGCGCTGAATGCAGCTTCAAAGAATGAAGAGGATAAAACAGCTCCCTATGCTTCAACCGGGTTGAATCCTGATTTCAGTTTCAGGGAATTCAGATCAAACCTTGTTGCACGCTGGGAATACAGGCCCGGATCAACGATTTACCTTGTATGGTCGAACCGCCGCCAGAACCGCGAGAACGCTTATCACCCGTCGCTCGGACATAACCTGAGTCAGATGTTCGATACCGACCCGGTAAATATTTTTATGGTTAAGATGAGCTTTTGGCTTGGATTGTGA